In a single window of the bacterium genome:
- the rsfS gene encoding ribosome silencing factor yields the protein MKGIHLARRIARMAWAKKAEDVVILDLRGLTDTTDFFVISTGQVGMHVRAITDFVMDQARDLGERAHVSEKDSDEWMVVDFVDVIFHCFQPQKRRHYNLERLWCDALRLEVDPASGTAGTLKAAREDLERRRSQPARKRQPARRA from the coding sequence GTGAAAGGCATCCACCTGGCGCGACGCATCGCGCGGATGGCGTGGGCCAAGAAGGCCGAGGACGTGGTGATCCTGGATCTGCGGGGCCTGACGGACACGACGGATTTCTTCGTGATCTCCACCGGCCAGGTGGGCATGCACGTGCGGGCGATCACCGACTTCGTCATGGACCAAGCCCGCGACCTGGGCGAGCGGGCCCATGTCTCGGAGAAGGACTCCGACGAGTGGATGGTGGTCGACTTCGTGGACGTCATCTTCCACTGCTTCCAACCGCAGAAGCGCCGCCACTACAACCTGGAGCGGCTGTGGTGCGACGCCCTGCGCCTGGAGGTGGACCCCGCCTCGGGCACGGCCGGCACCCTCAAGGCGGCGCGCGAGGATCTGGAGCGGCGCCGCAGCCAGCCCGCGCGCAAGCGCCAGCCGGCCCGGCGCGCCTGA
- a CDS encoding PfkB family carbohydrate kinase, with protein sequence MPQEILVVGSTALDSIETAHGRVQEVLGGSAFYFAAAAARYAPVLVVGVVGEDFPRASLEPLRELGVSLDGLENVPGRTFRWGGRYHDDLIGRDTLFTELGVFQEFRPRIPAAARRRPVLFLANIQPSLQLDVLDQMEAPALVVTDTMNLWIDMALPDLVRVIARSHILIVNDEEARQITGRRALLPAMRALQAMGPRTVVVKKGEHGALMGHGERLFAAPALPLEQVVDPTGAGDTFAGGFVGSLAADGRVDDETLRRAVIRGSALASFSVEAFSLDRLLAVTPGQLAERLARFTDLTSYSLT encoded by the coding sequence ATGCCGCAGGAGATACTGGTCGTTGGCTCCACCGCCCTGGACAGCATCGAGACGGCCCATGGCCGCGTCCAGGAGGTCCTGGGCGGCAGCGCTTTCTACTTCGCCGCCGCCGCCGCCCGCTACGCGCCGGTCCTGGTGGTGGGCGTGGTGGGGGAGGATTTCCCCCGGGCCAGCCTGGAGCCGCTGAGGGAGCTGGGCGTCTCGCTGGACGGCCTCGAGAACGTGCCCGGCCGCACCTTCCGTTGGGGCGGGCGCTATCACGACGACCTGATCGGCCGCGACACGCTCTTCACCGAGCTGGGCGTTTTCCAGGAGTTCCGGCCGCGCATCCCGGCCGCCGCCCGGCGCCGCCCCGTGCTCTTCCTGGCCAACATCCAGCCCAGCCTGCAACTGGACGTGCTGGATCAGATGGAGGCCCCCGCCCTCGTCGTCACCGACACGATGAACCTGTGGATCGACATGGCCCTGCCCGACCTGGTCCGCGTCATCGCGCGCAGCCACATCCTCATTGTCAACGACGAGGAGGCCCGCCAGATCACGGGCCGGCGCGCCCTCCTGCCCGCCATGCGGGCCCTGCAGGCGATGGGGCCGCGCACGGTGGTGGTGAAGAAGGGCGAGCACGGCGCCCTCATGGGGCACGGGGAGCGCCTCTTCGCCGCCCCGGCCCTTCCCCTCGAGCAGGTGGTGGACCCCACGGGGGCGGGCGACACCTTCGCCGGCGGCTTCGTCGGCTCCCTGGCCGCCGACGGACGGGTGGACGACGAGACGCTGCGCCGCGCCGTCATCCGCGGCTCGGCCCTGGCCAGCTTCAGTGTCGAGGCCTTCAGTCTCGACCGTCTGCTGGCCGTCACCCCCGGTCAACTGGCGGAGCGCCTGGCCCGCTTCACCGACCTCACGAGCTACTCGCTGACGTGA
- the mtnA gene encoding S-methyl-5-thioribose-1-phosphate isomerase → MEALHWRDGALEIIDQRLLPDRRESRRLETVAALAEAIAVLALRGAPALGLAGAWGVALACREAGSGTRPDYRQRVRDLARQVAEARPTAVNLAWGVAQVLDRLEGRPALEWAGRAEEEARRLHEADRAAGRAMGRLGADLIRPGGRYLTHCNAGPLATGGVGTALAVFIEARRRGLDFEVLVDETRPLLQGARLTMPELAEAGVRARLIADSMAAFAMRRLGVDGVFVGADRIAANGDTANKVGSYGLALAAKAHGVPFRVVAPLSTIDPACPDGEAIPIEERDGAELLGHGSCRWAPRDAATWNPAFDVVPADLIQDIVTEAGLLRAPFAGSIRDALDTQRRAAADGTCARETDS, encoded by the coding sequence ATGGAAGCGCTGCATTGGCGGGACGGCGCCCTCGAGATCATCGATCAGCGCCTGCTGCCCGACCGCCGGGAGAGCCGCCGCCTGGAGACGGTGGCCGCCCTGGCCGAAGCCATCGCCGTCCTGGCCCTGCGCGGCGCGCCCGCCCTGGGCCTGGCCGGCGCCTGGGGCGTGGCCCTCGCCTGCCGCGAGGCCGGCTCCGGCACCCGGCCCGACTATCGGCAGCGGGTGCGCGACTTGGCCCGGCAGGTGGCGGAGGCGCGCCCCACCGCCGTCAATCTGGCCTGGGGCGTGGCCCAGGTCCTGGACCGGCTGGAGGGACGGCCCGCGCTCGAGTGGGCCGGGCGGGCCGAGGAGGAGGCGCGGCGCCTGCACGAGGCGGACCGCGCCGCCGGCCGCGCCATGGGACGGCTGGGCGCCGATCTCATCCGTCCGGGGGGCCGCTACCTGACGCACTGCAACGCCGGACCGCTGGCCACGGGCGGGGTGGGCACGGCCCTGGCCGTCTTTATCGAGGCGCGCCGCCGCGGCCTGGATTTCGAGGTGCTGGTGGACGAGACGCGACCCCTGCTGCAAGGCGCCCGCCTCACCATGCCGGAGCTGGCCGAGGCGGGGGTGCGCGCCCGTCTCATCGCGGATTCGATGGCGGCCTTCGCCATGCGTCGCCTGGGGGTGGACGGCGTCTTCGTGGGGGCGGACCGCATCGCGGCCAACGGGGACACGGCCAACAAGGTGGGCAGCTATGGCCTGGCGCTGGCGGCCAAAGCCCACGGCGTGCCTTTCCGGGTGGTGGCTCCCCTTTCCACCATCGACCCGGCCTGCCCGGACGGGGAGGCCATTCCCATCGAAGAACGGGATGGGGCCGAGCTGCTGGGCCACGGGTCCTGCCGCTGGGCGCCGCGGGACGCCGCCACATGGAACCCCGCCTTTGATGTGGTGCCCGCGGACTTGATTCAAGATATTGTGACGGAAGCCGGCCTGCTGCGCGCGCCCTTTGCCGGAAGCATCCGGGACGCGCTGGACACGCAGCGACGGGCGGCGGCCGATGGCACCTGTGCAAGGGAGACGGATTCATGA
- a CDS encoding tetratricopeptide repeat protein has product MRKHMVPGVLATLLALLLMNCAAMAGKSMELRSANTYFNQGDVKQALDWYEKADAKGTGEAQVYARLVEIYAEQKRWPEMSRAFAKIDQCLDKEKDRSKYKEEASIVIDQLWMGLWNGSIEQTHLAEENLAAGDSAAVVDHFRQARDRIATALEILPDHVEFHKRMGDLYITEFNSLHADQEGFPLLQKAAESYAQLVAAYPDSVDYAIVLTQLHYNSRHYDQARATVDEALRHNKGNADLLNYAGKVRIQQGLALKDAEGAVPPEGRRLMSEAITFLDDAIELDPNDPMLVYNLALLYRDMEEPHQAIKTFNRIEALAGDRPDLLFDSWYSMAVLYFQDLPEEEQDPAKAAEYFEKCLGLQPDNAGLKFNLGVSLIRTGDKDKIVRGKALMSDGQ; this is encoded by the coding sequence ATGAGAAAGCATATGGTCCCGGGCGTCCTGGCGACGCTCCTGGCTCTGTTGTTGATGAACTGCGCGGCGATGGCGGGCAAATCCATGGAGCTGCGCAGCGCCAACACCTACTTCAACCAGGGGGACGTCAAGCAGGCCCTCGATTGGTACGAGAAGGCGGATGCGAAGGGCACGGGCGAGGCTCAGGTCTACGCCCGCCTGGTGGAGATCTACGCCGAACAGAAGCGCTGGCCGGAGATGAGCCGCGCCTTCGCCAAGATCGACCAGTGCCTTGACAAGGAGAAGGACAGGAGCAAGTACAAGGAAGAGGCCTCCATCGTCATCGACCAGCTGTGGATGGGCCTGTGGAACGGATCCATCGAGCAGACGCATCTGGCCGAGGAGAACCTGGCGGCGGGGGACAGCGCGGCGGTGGTGGACCATTTCCGCCAGGCGCGCGACCGCATCGCCACGGCGCTGGAGATCCTGCCCGACCACGTGGAGTTCCACAAGCGGATGGGGGATCTCTACATCACGGAGTTCAACTCCCTGCACGCCGACCAGGAAGGCTTCCCCCTGCTGCAGAAGGCCGCGGAGTCCTACGCCCAGCTGGTGGCGGCCTACCCGGACTCGGTCGATTACGCCATCGTCCTGACGCAGCTGCACTACAACTCGCGCCATTACGACCAGGCCCGCGCCACGGTCGACGAGGCGCTGCGGCACAACAAGGGCAACGCCGACCTGCTCAATTACGCCGGCAAGGTGCGCATCCAGCAGGGCCTGGCCCTCAAGGACGCCGAAGGAGCTGTCCCGCCCGAGGGGCGCCGCCTCATGAGCGAGGCGATCACCTTCCTGGACGATGCCATCGAACTCGACCCGAACGATCCCATGCTGGTCTACAACCTGGCCCTCCTCTATCGGGACATGGAGGAACCCCACCAGGCGATCAAGACCTTCAACCGCATCGAGGCGCTGGCCGGAGACCGCCCGGACCTGCTCTTCGACAGCTGGTACTCCATGGCCGTCCTCTATTTCCAGGATCTGCCGGAAGAGGAGCAGGATCCCGCCAAGGCGGCGGAATACTTCGAGAAGTGCCTGGGCCTGCAGCCGGACAACGCCGGTCTCAAGTTCAACCTGGGTGTCTCCCTGATCCGCACGGGCGACAAGGACAAGATCGTCCGGGGCAAGGCCTTGATGTCCGACGGTCAATAG
- the uppS gene encoding polyprenyl diphosphate synthase, whose translation MTPRAGRASQRPDLPRHVAIIMDGNGRWARTRGMNRVAGHREGIHSVREVVEVCGELGIQVLTLYTFSSENWRRPPMEVRALMSLLMRTISAEADRLHANKVQVRAMGCLEDLPVRARQGMEQAIALTRHNEGLILNLALSYGARQEILRAVNRLLAEGVETVDEAAFAARLFTAGLPDPDLLIRTGGEYRLSNFMLWQLAYTELYISDKLWPEFRREELERALAAYAGRERRFGRTSEQLQP comes from the coding sequence ATGACGCCCCGCGCCGGCCGCGCATCCCAGCGGCCCGACCTTCCCCGCCACGTGGCCATCATCATGGATGGCAACGGACGCTGGGCCCGCACCCGGGGCATGAACCGGGTGGCCGGCCACCGCGAGGGGATCCACTCCGTCCGCGAGGTGGTGGAGGTCTGTGGCGAGCTGGGCATCCAGGTGCTCACCCTCTACACCTTCAGCTCCGAGAACTGGCGGCGCCCGCCCATGGAGGTGCGCGCCCTGATGAGCCTCCTCATGCGCACCATCAGCGCCGAGGCGGACCGCCTCCACGCCAACAAGGTCCAGGTGCGGGCCATGGGCTGCCTGGAGGACCTGCCGGTCCGGGCGCGCCAGGGCATGGAGCAGGCCATCGCCCTCACCCGCCACAACGAGGGGCTCATCCTCAACCTGGCCCTCTCCTACGGCGCGCGGCAGGAGATCCTCCGCGCCGTCAACCGCCTGTTGGCGGAAGGGGTCGAGACGGTGGACGAGGCGGCCTTCGCCGCGCGGCTCTTCACGGCCGGCCTGCCCGACCCCGACCTGCTCATCCGCACGGGCGGCGAGTACCGCCTCTCCAACTTCATGCTCTGGCAACTGGCCTACACCGAGCTCTACATCAGCGACAAGCTCTGGCCCGAGTTCCGCCGGGAGGAACTGGAGCGGGCCCTGGCCGCCTATGCCGGTCGGGAGCGGCGCTTCGGCCGCACTTCGGAGCAGCTTCAGCCATGA
- a CDS encoding CDGSH iron-sulfur domain-containing protein has product MNHHGPIRLELEEKTYAFCTCGRSQNLPFCDGAHKGSEDRPLLHACERAGAVVVCGCRRSGKFPWCDGSHRPAGATPDV; this is encoded by the coding sequence ATGAACCATCACGGACCGATCCGCCTGGAGCTTGAAGAGAAGACCTACGCCTTCTGCACCTGCGGGCGCAGCCAGAACCTGCCCTTCTGCGACGGCGCCCACAAGGGCTCGGAGGACCGCCCCCTGCTGCACGCCTGCGAGCGCGCCGGGGCCGTGGTCGTCTGCGGCTGCCGACGGAGCGGCAAGTTCCCCTGGTGCGACGGCAGCCACCGCCCCGCCGGCGCTACCCCGGACGTCTGA
- a CDS encoding DUF6252 family protein — MELLKGLGRGVGTLLLVTSLLLAGCESDSDDDNGGGSAPTGVWQYTEMQGSTTVSQQTLQINSNGTWVNVMADYVDEECMSFNGSWTADEDSIHSTMGSLTWVMAYAHSGNTLTIIDPQGGPTAYTRINAMVSCDDYDFGGTGDLWSGTLSATVGGTAMTFSTFIYGGSDSGILAFWGNGGTRQLQFNVMGDQPGTYPLGTSNMAIYVPDTATPTVLFTTVMALAEGTLTLSTVTATHIAGTFSFTAMNVGTMQTVQVTNGVVDITRN, encoded by the coding sequence ATGGAACTCTTGAAGGGATTGGGCAGGGGCGTCGGCACTTTGCTGTTGGTGACGAGCCTGCTCCTGGCAGGCTGCGAGAGCGACAGCGACGACGACAACGGCGGCGGCAGCGCACCGACGGGCGTCTGGCAGTACACGGAGATGCAGGGCAGCACGACTGTCTCCCAACAGACCCTGCAGATCAACAGCAATGGCACCTGGGTCAACGTGATGGCGGATTACGTGGACGAGGAGTGCATGAGCTTCAACGGGTCCTGGACGGCCGACGAGGACAGCATCCACAGCACCATGGGCAGCCTGACCTGGGTCATGGCCTACGCCCACAGCGGCAATACCCTCACCATCATCGATCCGCAGGGCGGCCCCACCGCCTACACGCGGATCAATGCCATGGTCAGTTGCGACGACTACGACTTCGGCGGCACGGGCGATCTCTGGAGCGGCACGCTGAGCGCCACCGTGGGAGGCACGGCGATGACGTTCAGCACCTTCATCTACGGCGGCAGCGACAGCGGCATCCTGGCCTTTTGGGGCAACGGCGGCACCCGCCAGCTGCAGTTCAACGTGATGGGCGACCAGCCCGGGACCTATCCGCTGGGCACCAGCAACATGGCCATCTACGTGCCGGACACGGCCACGCCCACCGTCCTGTTCACCACAGTCATGGCCCTGGCCGAGGGCACGCTGACCCTCTCCACGGTCACGGCCACCCACATCGCAGGCACCTTCAGTTTCACCGCCATGAACGTGGGCACGATGCAGACGGTGCAGGTCACAAACGGCGTGGTGGACATCACGCGCAACTAG
- a CDS encoding C25 family cysteine peptidase produces MFLCARTVLGRGIAALAAVLLLVGIYSEALAGVQARSTRSEQGGLIVDLDFPPLELSRERLGRVDWDRLEMPGSGFVGLAGAPDLPAYYKLIRIPDRSDVQVTVLEADFVPLHGLNPMPNQERFHDTRSELPLAWLEDEDVYQVDAEFPGRLWELDEPMLMRDARVVKAGFYPVQVNPLTGEGRYLRHLRVRFEFEGENLVNAGSGPLNDPTPVLQQMIRPQLISALADDVEAMEVTAFNPGRLPGHYLVFANTQALGVAALQNLIEWKRRRGHKVTVVSSADITFNTTSIRNRIIAEYNGADPVDFVLLVGDTDGTYALPTDSGSYDHYYAKIVGNDILGDVAVGRLTCDNAAQLSAICNKIVTYESTPYLDNDSWLTHASLHVGASFCALSMKILSRNIAAELVSRRGYDDIDTNFCVNSSQIISWFNSGISFYNYRGYIGMDGLDYNAVLNLSQGPRTPVATIFTCSTGDFNGGADDASEVFLMAGSAATPGGAVAAMGFATASTHTRYNNVVVGGYYSGLLEHDIPEIGACLLQGKYELYQTLPPGDQGSASNFANWGNLMGDPGTCQWAGVPAPLAVAGLPSTLGVGTDHLALTVTSGGQPVKDVALCAYQNQGGGQLLQIALLTDAAGQVLLPLTGLQVGVLKVTATHHRHVPQLLDLTVAQVDTDLAVTGHSISGPGTLLPGASNQAVSLTLTNVGTQALNGETITFSLAPRFGSLVAPPQTLPNLAPGALTTIEGIALSPASGLTDGDLVPLMLTLTGPVSLTRSAWLPVAAPLPSLVSTSTPGGPLAPGETRPLRLHLQNVGSRTAEDLLVGLASNNAYYGQVASPPQAAGDLAPGGTATVDFNILVNTTTMIGYQLPLGLTWSTSDGATGSSELLAVVGTPALGDPTGPDGYGYWAFENLDNTYDMAPTYSWVPIVPSEGGQGIEVPLNDNGNEQDQSRRVNLPFPFTYYGLTYTSAMVCSNGFISFDDSGFGEVDFRNHYLPSGMGPDAMIAPMWDDHLTTGAAGVWTWFDEVHHRFVITWHNLPMNPNNGGPNTFQLILLDPLFHPTMTGDGPFLFQYNTFNDNQSAGTDFDYCSIGIKDHTSLRGMTLRNVQNNASTMRTPASGTAVFFTTSAASSLTPPELVLGAAEVMVELQSGTPGADSLLIRNDGQLPLIWSAALVDGGLASRDTGGPDAFGYIWKDNTEDGGPVYNWLSPDQRMPITFVDHDTMSESLPLGYLQYLYGASFDQVRVSPNGFIVFGAQSAGSGNIELPALAAPAHMVAAWWDDLKPDPNNPMAVWYWTNQQDSLIVGWDMVPHFNPFISGGPIKAQIVMKANGEVTIQIGHVGGGIYPYNQSGTCGLQGQAGVEGFTFIHDQDVSASIPWAVRLTPPAWVETLGPTNGLVAGGDSTYVHFQFTTVPGFPLPNGVYSTGLLLTCNDLDNMQVTIPVSMEVSGNEVAGGGEQPLSTALAGAWPNPFNPGTRISFSLAQAGPVRLTLYNLLGQEVARLINGAVLPAGQHQAAWDAGRQASGLYLAVLEAGGTRDELKLMLMK; encoded by the coding sequence ATGTTCTTGTGCGCCCGCACTGTGTTGGGCCGCGGCATCGCGGCCCTGGCGGCGGTCCTGCTCCTGGTCGGGATCTACTCTGAGGCCCTGGCCGGGGTCCAGGCCCGTTCCACCCGAAGTGAGCAAGGTGGCCTGATTGTCGACCTGGACTTCCCCCCGCTCGAGCTGAGCCGCGAGAGACTGGGCCGGGTTGATTGGGACAGGCTTGAGATGCCGGGTTCGGGTTTTGTCGGCCTGGCTGGCGCGCCCGATCTCCCCGCCTACTACAAACTGATCCGCATTCCGGACCGCAGCGATGTGCAGGTGACGGTGCTGGAGGCGGATTTCGTGCCCTTGCACGGCCTGAATCCCATGCCCAACCAGGAGCGCTTCCATGACACCCGCTCCGAGCTGCCCCTGGCCTGGCTCGAGGACGAGGACGTCTACCAGGTGGACGCCGAGTTCCCCGGCCGCTTGTGGGAGCTGGACGAGCCCATGCTCATGCGGGACGCCCGCGTGGTCAAGGCCGGCTTCTACCCGGTCCAGGTCAACCCGCTGACCGGCGAGGGCCGCTATCTGCGCCACCTGCGGGTCCGCTTCGAGTTCGAGGGGGAGAACCTGGTCAACGCGGGCAGCGGTCCGCTCAACGACCCGACTCCCGTGCTCCAGCAGATGATCCGGCCCCAGCTCATCTCCGCCCTTGCCGACGACGTGGAAGCGATGGAGGTAACCGCCTTCAATCCGGGCCGGCTGCCCGGCCATTACCTCGTCTTCGCCAACACCCAGGCCCTGGGCGTGGCGGCACTGCAGAACCTGATCGAGTGGAAGCGCCGCCGCGGGCACAAGGTGACCGTGGTCAGCAGCGCGGACATCACCTTCAACACGACCAGCATCCGCAACCGGATCATCGCCGAGTACAACGGCGCCGACCCGGTGGACTTCGTCCTGCTGGTGGGCGACACGGACGGCACCTACGCCCTGCCCACCGACAGCGGCTCCTACGACCACTACTACGCCAAAATCGTGGGCAACGACATCCTGGGCGACGTGGCGGTGGGCCGCCTCACCTGCGACAACGCGGCGCAGCTTTCAGCCATCTGCAACAAGATCGTCACCTACGAGAGCACGCCCTACCTGGACAACGACAGCTGGCTGACCCACGCCAGCCTGCACGTGGGGGCCAGCTTCTGCGCCCTCTCCATGAAGATCCTCAGCCGCAACATCGCCGCCGAGCTGGTCAGCCGGCGCGGCTACGACGACATCGACACCAACTTCTGCGTCAACTCCTCGCAGATCATCAGCTGGTTCAATTCCGGCATCAGCTTCTACAATTACCGCGGCTACATCGGGATGGACGGGCTGGACTACAACGCCGTCCTCAACCTGTCCCAGGGGCCGCGTACGCCGGTGGCCACCATCTTCACCTGCTCCACGGGCGACTTCAACGGTGGGGCCGACGACGCCTCGGAGGTCTTCCTCATGGCGGGCAGCGCCGCCACGCCGGGCGGCGCCGTGGCCGCCATGGGCTTCGCCACGGCCAGCACCCACACCCGCTACAACAACGTGGTGGTGGGCGGCTATTACTCCGGCCTGCTGGAGCATGACATCCCGGAGATCGGCGCCTGCCTGCTCCAGGGCAAGTACGAATTGTACCAGACCCTGCCCCCCGGCGACCAGGGCAGCGCCTCCAACTTCGCCAACTGGGGCAACCTGATGGGCGACCCCGGCACCTGCCAATGGGCCGGCGTGCCGGCCCCCCTCGCCGTTGCCGGCTTGCCCTCCACGCTGGGCGTCGGCACGGACCACCTGGCGCTCACCGTCACCTCGGGCGGGCAGCCAGTCAAGGACGTGGCCCTCTGCGCGTACCAGAATCAGGGCGGTGGGCAGCTGCTGCAAATCGCCCTGCTCACCGATGCGGCCGGCCAGGTCCTCCTGCCCCTCACCGGTCTGCAGGTCGGTGTGCTGAAAGTGACGGCCACGCACCATCGCCATGTGCCCCAGCTGCTGGACCTGACGGTGGCCCAGGTCGACACCGACCTGGCCGTCACCGGCCATTCCATTTCCGGGCCCGGTACCCTGCTTCCGGGAGCTTCCAATCAGGCGGTCTCCCTCACCTTGACCAACGTCGGCACCCAGGCCTTGAACGGCGAGACCATCACCTTCAGCCTGGCCCCGCGCTTCGGCTCGCTGGTGGCTCCGCCCCAGACCCTGCCGAACCTGGCGCCCGGCGCCCTGACCACGATCGAGGGCATCGCCCTCAGCCCCGCCTCCGGCCTGACCGACGGCGACCTGGTTCCGCTCATGCTGACCCTGACGGGACCAGTGAGCCTGACGCGCTCGGCCTGGCTGCCTGTGGCGGCGCCGCTGCCTTCGCTGGTCTCCACCAGCACGCCGGGCGGGCCGCTGGCTCCAGGCGAGACCCGCCCCTTGCGTCTGCACCTGCAGAACGTGGGTTCGCGCACGGCGGAGGATCTGCTGGTGGGCCTTGCCAGCAACAACGCCTATTACGGCCAGGTGGCCAGTCCGCCCCAGGCGGCCGGCGATCTCGCGCCCGGCGGCACGGCCACGGTGGACTTCAACATCCTGGTGAACACGACCACCATGATCGGCTACCAACTGCCCCTGGGCCTGACCTGGAGCACCTCCGACGGCGCCACCGGCAGCAGCGAGCTGCTGGCCGTGGTGGGCACTCCCGCCCTGGGCGATCCCACCGGCCCGGACGGCTACGGCTATTGGGCCTTCGAGAACCTGGACAACACCTACGACATGGCGCCCACCTACAGCTGGGTGCCCATCGTCCCCTCCGAGGGCGGCCAGGGCATCGAGGTCCCCCTCAATGACAACGGCAACGAGCAGGACCAGTCGCGTCGAGTGAACCTGCCCTTCCCCTTCACCTACTACGGACTCACCTACACCTCGGCGATGGTCTGCTCCAACGGATTCATCAGTTTCGATGACAGCGGGTTCGGCGAGGTGGATTTCCGCAACCATTACCTGCCCAGCGGCATGGGGCCGGACGCCATGATCGCCCCCATGTGGGACGACCACCTGACCACGGGCGCGGCGGGCGTCTGGACCTGGTTCGACGAGGTCCACCACCGCTTCGTCATCACCTGGCACAACCTGCCCATGAACCCCAACAACGGCGGGCCCAACACCTTCCAGCTGATCCTGCTCGATCCCCTCTTCCATCCCACGATGACGGGGGACGGGCCTTTCCTCTTCCAGTACAACACCTTCAACGACAATCAGAGCGCCGGCACGGACTTCGACTACTGCTCCATCGGCATCAAGGACCACACCAGCCTTCGTGGCATGACCCTGCGCAACGTCCAGAACAACGCCTCCACCATGCGCACCCCCGCCAGCGGCACGGCCGTCTTCTTCACCACCTCGGCGGCCAGCTCCCTCACGCCGCCCGAACTGGTCCTGGGTGCCGCCGAAGTGATGGTGGAGCTGCAATCGGGCACTCCCGGCGCCGACAGCCTGCTCATCCGCAACGACGGGCAGCTGCCCCTCATTTGGAGCGCCGCGCTGGTGGACGGCGGATTGGCCAGCCGCGACACGGGCGGGCCGGACGCCTTCGGCTACATCTGGAAGGACAACACAGAGGACGGCGGCCCCGTCTACAACTGGCTGTCGCCAGACCAGCGCATGCCCATCACCTTCGTCGACCACGACACCATGAGCGAGTCTCTCCCGCTGGGTTACCTCCAGTACCTGTACGGCGCGTCCTTCGACCAGGTGCGGGTCAGCCCCAACGGCTTCATCGTCTTCGGGGCGCAGTCGGCCGGCTCCGGCAACATCGAACTGCCCGCCCTGGCCGCCCCCGCCCACATGGTGGCGGCCTGGTGGGACGACCTCAAGCCGGACCCGAACAATCCCATGGCGGTGTGGTACTGGACCAACCAGCAGGATTCGCTCATCGTCGGCTGGGACATGGTGCCCCACTTCAACCCCTTCATCAGCGGGGGTCCGATCAAGGCCCAGATCGTGATGAAGGCGAACGGCGAGGTGACCATCCAGATCGGCCACGTGGGCGGTGGCATCTACCCCTACAATCAGAGCGGCACTTGTGGTCTGCAAGGCCAGGCCGGCGTGGAAGGCTTCACCTTCATCCATGACCAGGATGTCTCGGCCAGCATTCCCTGGGCCGTGCGCCTGACACCCCCGGCCTGGGTGGAGACCCTGGGTCCGACCAACGGACTGGTGGCGGGTGGGGATTCCACCTATGTGCACTTCCAGTTCACCACCGTGCCGGGCTTCCCGCTGCCCAACGGCGTCTACAGCACTGGCCTGCTTCTGACCTGCAACGACCTGGACAACATGCAGGTGACGATCCCGGTTTCGATGGAGGTCAGTGGCAACGAGGTGGCGGGCGGAGGCGAGCAGCCTCTGAGCACGGCCCTGGCCGGCGCCTGGCCCAACCCCTTCAACCCCGGCACGCGCATCTCCTTCAGCCTGGCCCAGGCCGGCCCGGTGCGCTTGACCTTGTACAATCTGCTGGGGCAGGAGGTGGCCCGCCTCATCAACGGCGCCGTTCTTCCCGCCGGCCAGCACCAGGCCGCCTGGGATGCGGGACGGCAAGCCTCCGGCCTCTACCTGGCCGTGCTGGAGGCGGGCGGTACGCGCGACGAACTGAAGCTGATGTTGATGAAATAG